Proteins encoded in a region of the Magnetospirillum sp. genome:
- a CDS encoding dipeptide epimerase — MRRTLEVAREVWPIRGTFRISRGSRTEAVVLSVRIAAAGHAGRGECVPYARYGETIESSMAAIEAMRNLVESGADRDALGQAMPAGAARNALDCALWDLEAKQAGKRVWQLAGLPDPGAVVTAFTLSVDTPEKMGEAAASAAARPLLKIKLTGEGDLERVAAVRKAAPASRLVVDANEAWDIAAYTKFAPALAALGVDLIEQPLHAERDGDLAKVAHPVPVCADEACHDVASLAHLKGKYEAVNLKLDKTGGLTEALKLRAAARTAGFKIMVGCMVGTSLSMAPAHLVAQGAEWVDIDGPLLLAKDRAPGLVYHGSSVEPPDAALWG; from the coding sequence ATGCGCCGCACGCTCGAGGTCGCGCGCGAAGTCTGGCCGATCCGCGGCACGTTCCGCATCTCGCGCGGCAGCCGCACCGAAGCCGTGGTGCTTTCCGTGCGTATCGCAGCGGCAGGCCATGCCGGGCGCGGCGAATGCGTGCCCTATGCGCGCTACGGCGAAACGATCGAAAGTTCAATGGCGGCGATCGAAGCCATGCGCAATCTCGTCGAAAGCGGGGCCGACCGTGACGCCTTGGGCCAGGCGATGCCGGCAGGGGCTGCACGCAACGCGCTCGACTGCGCGCTTTGGGATCTCGAAGCCAAACAAGCGGGCAAGCGCGTGTGGCAGCTTGCAGGCCTGCCCGATCCGGGTGCCGTTGTCACCGCGTTCACGCTATCGGTCGACACGCCGGAGAAGATGGGCGAAGCCGCAGCTTCTGCTGCCGCACGCCCACTTTTGAAAATCAAACTCACCGGCGAAGGCGATCTCGAGCGTGTAGCGGCCGTGCGCAAAGCGGCCCCCGCCTCGCGCCTGGTCGTCGATGCCAACGAAGCATGGGACATCGCGGCCTATACGAAATTCGCCCCGGCCCTTGCGGCACTCGGCGTCGATCTGATCGAACAGCCGCTGCATGCCGAGCGCGACGGCGATCTTGCCAAGGTCGCCCACCCTGTCCCCGTCTGCGCCGACGAAGCGTGCCACGACGTGGCCTCGCTCGCCCATCTCAAGGGCAAGTACGAAGCGGTCAATCTCAAGCTCGACAAGACGGGCGGCCTCACCGAAGCCTTGAAACTGCGCGCGGCCGCGCGCACCGCCGGCTTCAAGATCATGGTCGGCTGCATGGTCGGCACGTCTTTGTCGATGGCGCCCGCCCATCTCGTGGCGCAAGGAGCCGAATGGGTCGATATCGACGGCCCGCTGCTGCTCGCAAAAGACCGCGCACCCGGTCTCGTCTATCACGGCAGCTCGGTCGAACCGCCCGACGCGGCGCTTTGGGGCTAA
- a CDS encoding DUF2849 domain-containing protein, with translation MAARKIKFDWVAATANDLKGGEAVFRRADGSWTRAVAEAELVPGGEAGAALLARAQADHAANRVVEPVLIAIDPATRRPLSLRERIRADGPTV, from the coding sequence ATGGCAGCGCGCAAAATCAAGTTCGACTGGGTGGCGGCAACCGCCAACGATCTCAAAGGCGGCGAAGCGGTGTTCCGCCGCGCCGACGGCAGCTGGACCCGCGCGGTCGCAGAGGCCGAACTTGTCCCCGGCGGCGAGGCGGGAGCAGCCCTGCTCGCGCGTGCGCAGGCCGACCATGCCGCCAACCGCGTCGTTGAACCCGTGCTGATCGCGATCGATCCGGCCACGCGTCGGCCGCTGTCCTTGCGCGAGCGCATCCGCGCCGACGGCCCGACGGTCTAA
- a CDS encoding DUF1611 domain-containing protein, whose product MEIKAPYLLFLGEAADALAAKTSIGVAQWRLEKCLGQVRLPGCKADAGVPDMDVREAARKGAKTMIVGVVNRGGIISPAWSKVLLEALAAGIDLASGLHNRLSDVPEIAAAAKKHGRQLFDVRHPDREFPIATGLKRSGKRVLTVGTDCSIGKMYTSLALEKALKALGLKATFRATGQTGILIAGSGWSIDAIVSDFVAGAVETLSPAGPADHWDVIEGQGSLFHPSYAGVTLALIHGAQADALVMCHEPGRPHMRGLPHYKLPRIEDCIAVNVAHARLTNPKAKCIGVSLNTSKMTAKAAERALKSLADRLGLPVEDPSRTGVAKLAKKLARI is encoded by the coding sequence GTGGAAATCAAGGCGCCTTACCTGCTCTTTCTCGGCGAAGCGGCCGATGCGCTCGCGGCCAAAACCTCGATCGGCGTGGCGCAATGGCGGCTGGAGAAATGTTTGGGCCAAGTGCGCCTGCCCGGCTGCAAGGCCGATGCAGGCGTGCCCGACATGGATGTGCGCGAGGCCGCACGCAAAGGCGCCAAGACCATGATCGTGGGCGTGGTCAATCGCGGCGGCATCATCTCGCCCGCCTGGAGCAAGGTGCTGCTCGAAGCACTTGCCGCCGGGATTGATCTTGCAAGCGGCCTCCATAATCGCCTGTCGGACGTGCCCGAGATCGCGGCAGCCGCCAAGAAACACGGCCGCCAGCTTTTCGACGTGCGCCATCCCGACCGCGAATTCCCGATCGCGACAGGCCTGAAGCGCAGCGGCAAGCGCGTGCTCACCGTCGGTACGGACTGTTCGATCGGCAAAATGTACACATCGCTGGCCCTTGAAAAAGCGCTGAAGGCGCTGGGGCTCAAAGCCACGTTCCGCGCCACCGGCCAGACCGGCATCTTGATTGCCGGTTCCGGCTGGTCGATCGACGCGATCGTGTCGGACTTCGTGGCGGGGGCCGTGGAAACCCTGTCGCCCGCAGGGCCTGCCGATCATTGGGATGTGATCGAAGGCCAGGGCTCGCTGTTCCATCCGAGCTATGCGGGCGTGACGCTCGCACTGATCCACGGGGCGCAGGCCGACGCGCTCGTGATGTGCCACGAGCCGGGCCGCCCGCACATGCGCGGCCTGCCGCACTACAAGCTGCCGCGCATCGAGGACTGCATTGCGGTCAACGTTGCACATGCGCGCCTCACGAACCCGAAGGCCAAATGCATCGGCGTGAGCCTGAATACGTCGAAAATGACGGCAAAGGCCGCCGAGCGCGCACTCAAATCGCTCGCCGACCGGCTCGGCCTGCCGGTCGAAGATCCGAGCCGAACGGGTGTGGCAAAACTCGCCAAGAAGCTGGCGCGGATCTGA
- a CDS encoding D-aminoacylase, whose amino-acid sequence MNYDTILHGGNLIDGTGAAARRTDIAIAGGRIAAIGDLGAAHAGSRIDCTGRIVAPGFVDAHTHDDAALLDYPDMPMKTSQGVTSVVAGNCGVSLAPVDLKGPPPPPLNLLGGQSAYRFKRFADWRRAFDTAPSAVNAIGLVGHSALRVQTMASLDRTADAAEIAAMANLLEGAMADGALGLSTGLAYAPARMASTREIIEIVRVAAAAGGIYATHLRDEGAFLEDSVEEALTIGRAADLPVVLSHHKAAGRPYHGKTKNTLPRLDEARREQRLALDMYPYIASSTVLTLARVGDAARTLIAWSKPMPQAQGRDLAELAAEHGLGIEAMCDKLQPAGAIYFAMDEDDVRRVLAWPESMIGSDGLPHDTHPHPRLWGTFPRVLGHYARDLKLFPLEEAVRKMTSLPAKRFGLKDRGVLRAGAFADIAVFDAAAILDQASFAEPKRTASGIERVFVNGSCVWRDGAPTGARPGRALALDRAALDYAA is encoded by the coding sequence ATGAACTACGACACGATCCTCCACGGCGGCAACCTCATCGACGGCACGGGCGCGGCCGCACGCCGCACCGACATTGCCATCGCGGGCGGCCGCATTGCGGCCATCGGCGATCTGGGTGCAGCACACGCCGGATCGCGCATCGACTGCACGGGCCGCATCGTTGCCCCCGGCTTCGTCGATGCGCACACGCACGACGATGCGGCGTTGCTCGACTATCCCGACATGCCGATGAAGACGAGCCAGGGTGTGACGAGCGTCGTGGCCGGCAATTGCGGCGTGTCGCTCGCACCGGTCGATCTCAAAGGCCCGCCGCCGCCGCCGCTCAATCTGCTGGGCGGGCAGAGCGCCTATCGCTTCAAGCGCTTTGCCGACTGGCGGCGCGCTTTCGATACGGCCCCTTCGGCCGTTAATGCGATCGGGCTTGTGGGCCATTCGGCGCTGCGCGTGCAGACAATGGCGTCCCTCGACCGAACGGCGGATGCGGCCGAGATTGCGGCGATGGCGAATCTGCTCGAGGGTGCAATGGCAGACGGCGCGCTCGGCCTGTCGACGGGCTTGGCGTATGCGCCGGCGCGCATGGCCTCCACCCGCGAGATTATCGAGATCGTGCGCGTGGCGGCAGCAGCAGGGGGCATCTACGCCACGCATCTGCGCGACGAAGGCGCGTTCCTCGAAGACTCGGTCGAGGAGGCTTTGACGATCGGCCGTGCCGCGGATTTGCCGGTCGTACTCTCGCACCACAAAGCGGCAGGCCGTCCTTATCACGGCAAAACCAAAAACACGCTGCCGCGCCTCGACGAAGCGCGCCGCGAACAGCGCCTCGCACTCGACATGTATCCCTACATCGCGTCCTCGACCGTGCTGACCTTGGCGCGCGTCGGCGATGCCGCGCGCACGTTGATCGCCTGGTCGAAACCGATGCCGCAGGCCCAGGGGCGGGACCTCGCCGAGCTTGCGGCCGAGCACGGGCTCGGCATCGAGGCCATGTGCGACAAGCTGCAGCCGGCAGGGGCGATCTATTTCGCGATGGACGAAGACGATGTGCGCCGCGTGCTCGCCTGGCCTGAGTCGATGATCGGTTCGGACGGGCTGCCGCACGATACGCATCCGCATCCGCGCCTGTGGGGCACGTTCCCGCGCGTGCTCGGCCACTATGCGCGCGATCTCAAGCTGTTCCCGCTCGAAGAGGCGGTGCGCAAGATGACGAGCCTGCCCGCCAAACGCTTTGGCCTCAAAGATCGCGGCGTGCTGCGGGCGGGGGCCTTCGCCGACATCGCCGTATTCGATGCGGCGGCGATCCTCGACCAGGCGAGTTTCGCCGAACCCAAACGCACCGCGAGCGGCATCGAGCGCGTGTTCGTTAACGGCTCATGCGTGTGGCGGGATGGCGCGCCGACAGGGGCACGTCCGGGCCGTGCTTTGGCGCTCGATCGCGCAGCACTCGATTACGCTGCCTAA
- a CDS encoding SMP-30/gluconolactonase/LRE family protein, with product MQIETPDVEILIDTPLKVGEGPCWDDASGTLLFLDILAPCLYRYDPAGRKLQRYDMPSAIGSFGLCADGRAVVALRSGVHLFDFATQKLEFLVHPEPDQPGNRLNDGKVGPDGAFWVGSMDDRPEKQPVAALYRVDAKGVSTRMRDGLIVSNGLAWSPDGKRMFHSDSRQRFVQTYDFDARTGAMSGQKTIRMLEEADGRPDGAACDAEGFYWSAGVSAGRLNRIAPDGRIDRILQLPVEAPTMPCFGGPDGKTLYVTSLTSNRSGPTQNGTLLRLRVDVAGAKIARFGAPL from the coding sequence ATGCAGATCGAAACGCCGGACGTCGAAATCCTGATTGATACGCCGCTCAAAGTCGGCGAAGGCCCGTGCTGGGACGATGCGAGCGGTACCTTGCTGTTCCTCGATATCCTGGCCCCGTGCCTCTATCGCTACGATCCGGCGGGCCGCAAGCTGCAGCGCTACGACATGCCGAGTGCGATCGGCAGTTTCGGCCTGTGCGCCGATGGGCGTGCGGTGGTGGCCCTGCGCTCGGGCGTGCATCTGTTCGATTTCGCGACGCAAAAGCTCGAATTCCTCGTGCATCCCGAGCCCGATCAGCCGGGCAATCGCCTCAATGACGGCAAGGTCGGCCCGGACGGTGCGTTCTGGGTCGGCAGCATGGACGACCGGCCCGAGAAGCAGCCCGTGGCCGCTCTCTACCGCGTCGATGCAAAGGGCGTGTCCACGCGCATGCGCGACGGGCTGATCGTTTCGAACGGACTTGCCTGGAGCCCGGACGGCAAGCGCATGTTCCATTCCGACAGCCGCCAGCGTTTCGTGCAGACCTACGATTTCGACGCGCGCACCGGCGCGATGTCGGGCCAGAAGACGATCCGCATGCTTGAAGAGGCCGACGGCAGGCCCGATGGGGCGGCGTGCGACGCCGAAGGTTTCTATTGGAGTGCGGGCGTGTCGGCCGGGCGCTTGAACCGCATTGCCCCCGACGGGCGCATCGACCGCATTCTGCAATTGCCCGTCGAAGCGCCGACGATGCCGTGTTTCGGCGGGCCCGACGGCAAGACGCTCTACGTGACCTCGCTTACGAGCAATCGCAGCGGACCCACGCAGAACGGGACGCTCCTGCGCCTGCGCGTGGATGTGGCGGGTGCGAAGATCGCGCGTTTCGGCGCGCCGCTTTAG
- a CDS encoding nitrite/sulfite reductase, translating into MYRYDQFDRSFVAARVAEFRDQVARRLSGELTEDQFKPLRLMNGVYLQLHAYMLRIAIPYGVLSSRQLRKLAHIGRVYDRSSGHFTTRQNLQFNWVRLADIPDILSELAEVEMHAIQTSGNCIRNVTADHFAGAAADETVDPRPYAELLRQWSSLHPEFTFLPRKFKLAVTGAAVDRAAIQVHDIGLEVKRNERGEIGFAVYVGGGQGRTPMIAKKLRDFLPERDLLAYCEAILRVYNLEGRRDNKYKARIKILVHEKGLEEIAASVEAEFAAQPVATAALGEAEIARIAAYFAPPRFAALPARSTALEAAQATDEALRRFVSRNVSAHKAPGYGVVTVSLKPIGGIPGDATSDQMDALADIAERWSFDELRVSHAQNIVLPHVRLDDLPQVHAALAAAGLATPNDGLVTDIIACPGLDFCALANARSIPVAQEISQRFADLDRQNAIGELKLKISGCINACGHHHVGHIGILGVDRQGEEFYQITLGGAEGADCAIGELVGPGFAADKITDAVETLVETYLKLRRDPGERFLDAYRRVGLGPFQEALYADV; encoded by the coding sequence ATGTACCGTTACGACCAATTCGACCGCTCGTTCGTGGCGGCCCGCGTCGCCGAGTTTCGCGACCAGGTCGCCCGTCGCCTGTCGGGCGAGCTCACCGAAGACCAGTTCAAGCCGCTGCGGCTAATGAACGGCGTCTATCTGCAGCTCCACGCCTACATGCTGCGCATCGCGATTCCGTACGGCGTGCTGTCGAGCCGGCAGCTGCGCAAGCTTGCGCATATCGGGCGCGTCTACGACCGCAGCAGCGGCCATTTCACCACGCGCCAGAATCTGCAGTTCAACTGGGTGCGGCTGGCCGACATCCCGGACATCCTGTCCGAACTCGCCGAAGTCGAGATGCATGCGATCCAGACGTCGGGCAACTGCATTCGCAACGTCACGGCAGACCATTTTGCCGGTGCCGCCGCCGACGAAACGGTCGATCCGCGCCCCTATGCGGAACTGCTGCGCCAATGGTCGAGCCTGCATCCCGAGTTCACATTCCTGCCGCGCAAATTCAAGCTTGCGGTCACGGGTGCGGCCGTCGATCGCGCTGCGATCCAAGTCCACGATATCGGCCTTGAAGTGAAGCGCAATGAGCGCGGCGAAATTGGTTTTGCCGTCTATGTCGGCGGCGGCCAGGGTCGTACGCCGATGATCGCCAAGAAGCTGCGCGATTTTCTGCCCGAACGCGATCTGCTCGCCTATTGCGAGGCAATCTTGCGCGTCTACAATCTCGAGGGCCGCCGCGACAACAAGTACAAAGCGCGCATCAAAATCCTGGTGCACGAAAAAGGCCTCGAGGAAATCGCCGCATCCGTCGAAGCCGAGTTCGCCGCACAGCCCGTCGCAACAGCGGCTTTGGGCGAGGCCGAAATCGCGCGTATCGCCGCCTATTTCGCACCGCCCAGATTCGCTGCCCTGCCCGCACGCTCGACCGCCCTTGAGGCCGCCCAAGCGACGGACGAAGCCCTGCGCCGCTTCGTTTCGCGCAACGTCTCGGCCCATAAAGCACCCGGCTACGGTGTGGTCACCGTATCGCTCAAACCCATCGGCGGCATTCCGGGCGATGCAACCTCGGACCAGATGGATGCGCTTGCCGACATCGCCGAGCGCTGGAGCTTCGACGAGCTGCGCGTAAGCCATGCGCAGAACATCGTGCTGCCGCATGTGCGCCTCGACGATCTGCCGCAGGTGCATGCGGCCCTTGCCGCCGCCGGACTCGCCACGCCGAACGACGGGCTTGTGACCGACATCATCGCCTGCCCCGGCCTCGATTTTTGCGCACTTGCCAATGCGCGCTCGATCCCGGTGGCACAGGAAATCTCGCAGCGTTTCGCCGATCTCGACCGGCAGAACGCGATCGGCGAACTCAAGCTCAAGATTTCGGGCTGCATCAATGCCTGCGGCCATCATCACGTCGGCCATATCGGCATCTTGGGCGTCGATCGGCAGGGCGAAGAGTTCTACCAGATCACGCTCGGCGGGGCCGAAGGGGCGGACTGCGCCATCGGCGAACTCGTCGGTCCCGGCTTTGCTGCCGACAAAATCACCGACGCCGTCGAAACTTTGGTCGAAACCTATCTCAAATTGCGGCGCGATCCGGGCGAGCGCTTTCTCGACGCCTATCGCCGCGTGGGGCTCGGCCCCTTCCAGGAGGCGCTTTATGCCGACGTTTGA